TGTTGCTGCCACTGATTTGTAATACTTAATGCATCCTGTGATTGTCATGGGCATCTCTTATTGGTGTATTTACTTACATtataggtaaataaataaaaaaaaacactgaattataTCAAACTACTGATAGCCTATTTAAAATGGATGGTATTGTGGAGATAAGTATTTAATGCAGatcaaatttaattttattatataatgtgtACATTTGTTTTTGAATCTGAGTTCATGTGGATCTGCTCCAGATAcggtatgtaaatttatttatatatatatatatatatatatatatatatatatatatatatacacatatattaaactataaaacttttattaagaatTTACAGGCAGAGGTTTTTATCTGGGATATTattgactaaaattaaaaccatttaaaatggttttatttctgctagtttccaaggcaacatttctcatttttattttaaggtgaagaactaaaataactaaaaccaaaacaaaacaaaaaaaatgaatacatacacaactataaaaacaaacattaatattttttttttactaaaaatatacaaatatattataaaaaatattaacataaacCATGGTCGTATATGCATCatagtaaaaaaaactatatgtatgtatatatatatatatatatatatatatatatatatatatacataggcctgtagagtaaatataaatatttgtataaccTATGTGTTATGGGTCCTGATATTTCTATCgatttaaaaataatgatttcatcttgttttttaaaataataacaatattattgaaagttatttaaaaaatgttaaaaaacattGTCGTTTACTCTGAACCGGGTGTTAGTTTCGTGTCTGTGACAGAAACTGAAGCGTGAACTGAAAGCGAAACTTAAATCAGCTGTCTCTGTTTATGTCTGAATGAAACTCATTGTTATGCTACGAGTAACGCGAGCTGGAGTGTCTTGAAGAGGGTTAATACTTCGTCAGcttagtttgtttattttattttataaccaATCTGCAGATTAATGCTGACAAAAAAAGGTTTCCATACAACACTGAGAAGCGTTTGCAGTCGTATATGTCTGTGTATGGGGAAGAATTACAGTAAAATGGATCCTCGATCACTCTACCGCTCTGCATCATTGAATTATGGAAGATCATTGCATTATGGTAGGTCATCAGATACTTGCACTTTGCATCATATCACATATTTTTAATGAGACAAAACTCTTAATGTAACTACTGTTATTTCAGTCTTTTgaacaattttttaaatgctgGAACAAATAATGATCTAATGTTTCAGAAGTGAGGGGCCTTTTCAACAACAGTCTGTCCTGCTGCGTTAATGCTTTGCTTCAGTCCTTTTCTGCCACCACTGAACTCCTGGACATACTGAACAAGTAAAGCACTTTTGTCTTTTGAATAAACAGCATACTTGAAACTAGCCATGCTTAATTTGGACATCCAGAAAAAACAAATTTCTTcctcagaacagatttggaaaaatgtagctttacatcacttgctcatcaatggatcctctgcagtgaatgggtcctGTCAGAATGAgaaaccaaacagctgataaaaacatcccattATCCACACGACTTcggtcttgtgaagtgaaatgctgtgcttgtgagaaacaaatctatcattaaagCATTACGAGTCTATAATCTATAACAATGCTTCCTCTAGTaaaaaaaagtccatctcctgttgtcttctAACATCAAAATCcattgacatatttgtttagaactgttttgtactgttttttctttcttgatctgtgcatatttttaaCGCCTGATTCTGATGAGATAACTTATTTTTTCacttgagaaagcaatattatggattgaGGACTCAACtgttttttcacttcacaagatattaattgatatactgaagtcatgtggattactgagATGTTTTAgctgctgtttggactctcattctgacggcaccccttcactgaagaggatccattaCTGAGCAAAtgatgaatttctccaaatctgttccaatgaagaaacaaactcctctacatcttggatagcctaaAAGGTGGGAGTACATTTTCaactattttttacatttttgggtgaactcttccttCAAAGATGGAATCCATCAGTTGGGATTGATGAGAGGAACGTCCCACTGCAGTTGAGTAACGCCCTGGAAGCCATGAGGGACAAATCACATTCTGCGCCACACAAAGACTTCCTCAACTGCCTCTACCGTCAAGCCATCCGACGTATGCGTCATAATACCCTAAAAATCCTAAACTTATGGAAATAATGTGGCTCAGTGGTGTTATTCTGTCATTCTGATGTAGCATCCACTCAACAAGATGCAGATGAAATATTCCACATCATCCTAAATCTCAGTCAGAAGCAGATGCCTGATGCTGCTGTGGTGGGTTCTCATTAAAAatagatacagatacagattttgTTCAGCATACTGTCAGTGTAAACAGAATAATCAGTTATGTTAAACTCTTTTTCCATTTACTCTTTCAGGCTCAGGAGATCCGCAGTCTCTATGAGATAAAGGTAGAGACCCAGGTGGTGTGTTCAAAGTGTGAATTCATTCACAGAGCGCCCAGCTCTCTTTTCAGTCTTCCTTTGGCAATCTGGGAAAGAGAAAACACCCTGGTAAACaatttaaagtgaattttaaatcatcacttactcaccctcaagttgttctaaacctgtgtgagttaaaaacaaaagaagatattttgaagaatgttggtaattaaTCAGTGGTAGCCACTGACAAAAATACATGgaggtcaatggctaccagcaactgtttggttaccaacatcctTGAATCTACATTCATTTTTAGTCATTGTGCATCAGTAATGTACATTGTAATGTAGAAGATCTTGCACCAATCATGCTTTATTATTTTTCCTTATGTTCTTTAGGAAGGCTGCATCAACTCTTTTTTCAAGCTACAAAAGCTGCCAGACAGCGAGAAGTTTTACTGTGACCGGTGTGATAAAAAGCAGCCATCCACTCATGTGTGTGCTTTATTTGTTAttatctaatataatatttaagcAATTTCTACGGTCCGCTTtaattttgttaatacagcaAATCCAAGAAAGATTTACCCTGATTTCAGCACATAGTGGACTGCATTGTAAGTtaattgttttgattttaattaatattattatttttttggtcatGTAGGAAATGAAGCTTGTCTCATTGCCTCCGATTCTGTGTGTCCACTTGAAAAGATTCAGAAACAATGATGGTTTCACCAGGAAACTCTTCAGCGAAGTCACCTTTCCTGAAACATTCAGCACTGAAATTTTTGCTGCTGGACAATCAGAAAATGTACGTTTAGCATATATTTAGTAAAGAACTCTGCAGTCATAGTAATATTGTCATATGCTTGATTTGTTGTATGCTTGTTTTAGGCTGATGGTCTTAAGGCTGATGAGTGTTACAGTCTCTATGCAGTAGTAGTGCACATAGGAAATGCCATGTTTGGTCACTACACTGCTTTCATCAACTCAGATCAGAAGTGGTATTATGCTGATGACAGCTGTGTGCAACAAGTAAGAGATAGTGACAGACTTTTTTAACTAAATAGTTAAGACTGAAATTTAACCAATATTgatatgtaattattttatttatcacagTCCACATGGGCAGAAGTGCGGGAAACATATGGAGGGTCCCATCGGAATGGGTATGTTAAGCATCAATAATTCTAAACTTAGGCCCTTTAAtggaaattaaaacaaaaatgcaaatgtttaaaataattactttattctcATTGCGTTTCATCAAAGACATCTTCCaggttttaattataattttgcatGCTGTTTTTAGACATACAGCCTACTTGCTTCTGTACAGAAAGAAGAGCCAGAATTCATCTGGATAACTGTTGGGAACACTGCAGCATTTATGAATTAATGCAGAGAATATTCCAAGATTAGGACCAAAGTCtatttaaattttgggtgaaagtatgaAGAAAGGTGTTAAATAATGTATATCAATATATTTTCATGTTGATTGGGGTTTATATAGAACAGTATTTTGGGAAGGATTATGCTATTTTGTCagagaatgttttgtgaaatgaatggatattgttaaataaaaatatgttttgaaataaTGTTGTCTTTTATCTCAAGTccttactgtaaaatactgtacaaAAATAGAATTTTTTCTCGGGTTAAAAAAATGTCTGAAGTTTACAGGCCACGTAGTTGACTGGTTCAATGCCACAATGAGACTTTTATTCTGAAAAATACACAGACGCAAACTGGCTTTTATTTGGGGATGCCGTCGCGtttaatgacttttattttggaaaGCATCCATGCCATGGAATTTCCTCCGCACGTCCTGGTAAGCTAAGCGCCTCTGCTGAGCAAACGTTGTCATAAACCATATTTCTTATAAGAAAAATTTACTACCGATCTGAAGATTACTTTATCCACTCATTAAATCGGCTTTTCTCACCTTAATAATCTATAAAGTATGACAATACAATAAGAGGAGAATTATATTTGAGGAGAATTTCAGTCCacatttttttgtgttatttgtgTGTTGCATGCTATTAAACATAATAGGCAATACATTGTGGTGTATTATTgtttgttctctgtttgttttaggttTATTGTCTGCCTCAGGATAAAAAGAGAGATATTAAAATGAGTAATCCACTGAGAGGTGAAGTTTTAAGATTGTACAAAAATGTAAGCAGCCTTTTCTGCTTTCTTTTTCATCTGTTCTTTTCATGTTTACTGGACATAACATTGCATGGCAGCCAAGTCACAAAAGAAGCAAATACAGAAGGAAGAAATGCCTACTGATGACTATCCATTGCTTGGgtaatgcatttctttttataCAGCTTCTGTATCTTGGGCGGGATTATCCAAAAGGCACTTCATACTTCAGCGAGCGTCTGAAAACAGCTTTCATGAAGAACAAAGATATCACAGATCCCGAGAAAATCAAAAAGCTGGTTGACCGTGGAGACCTTGTGATCAAAGAACTCGAGGCACTTTACTTCCTCAGGAAATACAGAGTAATGAAGAAACGCTACTATGAACCAGAGCATTAATCCATGTATCTGTCACACGTGCCAGACTGTACAGTGTATATGTCAAAGGTTAAATCATTATTATCTGTACATTTCTGATTGTTTGTGTTTGATGTGTACTATAACATATTTggacataaacatttatttttactactTCTAAGTCCTTGTTAAATTTACAATATACAGTTATTGGTAATGACAAGTACATATGCATGtatagttaaaggcatttcgtttTATGATGTCCTAAGCAGGTGTTTGTGTAGATAGCTCTACATCACAGAAAGCAAAGTTGGTTTTTCCAAAGGATTTGTCCAGTTCCTGCTCCAGCTCAAACGTCCCTGCACTACCGGAAACCTTTTAGTGCAAATAATCAAAAATTATCAAAGTGATGGGAATAGTGTGAGTAtatttgtacatgtacatttGTATATATGCTCGCATTAAAGAATATACTCACTTTTGCTTTGAGAACATTGTAGGCTTTGTAGAAGGTAAGATCTTCTTTTGATATCATAAGCCCAGACTGTACTTTCATCTGTCTGCCGCCTTGGAGAGAAACTTAGAAAACGTCAGTTGCTTTGAACGAAGACAGCAGAGTGCTTCACATATCAGATTGTCTCATACCTGAAAGTATACTGACAAAGAGACCCACGGTGATGACCGTCACAGTCCCCAGTGGGCCAAAATACAAGTATGAGAGCGAGAACCAATTATCAGCCAGGAAAGGCCTGAGAAGAAATGGATCCTGTTATGTACCAGCCAATAGATTTCAATTCAACTGATTTTTGCAAACCCACCTTTCTAGATTTTCCTCTGTATTTGCAGTCCAATTAGTGCTACCTGAGAAGTTACAGCCGTGTGTCACCAGAGTCAACGGTCTGCTGTTCTCTGGTAGTGGAGGGTAAATCTGTGCCCCGATGCACACCCACAGTGACAGCGCCAAACCAGATATCAACCCTGCTAAACCTCCCTAAAACAGCCACACTTTTAAAGGAAGAGTTAAAAAtggctgaaaatttactcagactcaggtcatccaagatgcacttgctcactaatggatcctctgcagtgaatgggtgccgtcagaatgagagtccaaacagttgataaaaacatcataataatccacaacactcctGTCCACTTTTCCCTGGAGGGATGAAGGAtttttatggattatgaactcatattttggtcagaagcaatggtttaactTGAAACtcaatgctggatttgtttcttacaaacatgcagcttttcacttcacaagatgttaattgatggattggagtcatgtggattattgggatgtttttatcagctgtttggattctcattttgacagcacccattcactgcagaagatccattggtgagcaagtgatgtaatgatacattgctctaaatctgttctgatgaagaaacaaactcctctacatcttggatggcctggtgGTGAGTAAAATGTAAGCAAAATTTAATTGCATATTAAATTTATGCAAACCTTTGCATTAGCGCAAGGAAACAGGATGCCAAGAGAAAAAAGGCCTAGTAGAGGCCCGCCAACCACTCCTACGATACTAATAGCAGCCTGTTGAGGatcaaacagaaagaaaaattaggattattattattaggattaTTCGCCCTGTAATTTCACATAATTCATCAGTAACCCACCTGTAACATCCCTCCCATTAAAGATGCAACACCAGCCATTCCGATGCACACGGCACCATAAAACAGACCTGTAATTGGGGAATATCATCTGGTTCAGTAGGTGGAATTATTGATTATGGATTAATGGGCTCTAAGTGAAGATATTCACTCACTCATGCCCTTTGAAGCCCAGGACAGCTGCTTTTCTGATAGATTGAGGTATGGCCGTATCAGATCTGCAATAGTTACTGCAGCCAAAGCATTTACACTGGAGGAGACTGTACTGTAGAGAGTAAACATGATATAATACATGCTCACAAATGTTCATTTGATAAATGTGgtattaatattttgtctttaacTCACTCACATATCACTCCATGTTTTAGGTTCCTCAAAAGAACCTTTTAGTGaagttcttaaaataaaattttttcttagtgtgaataaTATTGAAATAACCATTATTGTGAAGATCTTTTGAGATGAGTAAATATTtcgttaactaatgttaacaagtgaAATGATAATGTAAAGTGTTTCCTGATTTTACATTTAACTCTCACAACACTCAGAACTTTATAATAGACTTTGTTAGTTTAATGGTAATTTATTGTCCTTTTTTGAGTCATGCTTTAATTGTATGGCAAAGAGCTGATTGGAAATTctgctaaatatcttcttttattttccacaGGATGTCATATATGTTTAGAACGACATTttgggtaagtaaatgatgaatttGGGTGAACTGGTTGTCTTAATAGAGAACAAACCTTAATGTGCCACTATATGCTGCTGCCACAAACAGTCCAGGCACGCCAGGATATTCACTCAGGATGTCCAACACCAGGTATGGCATAAGCTTATTGCATATAATATAGACAAACATTAATGTACCATATTTCAAATTGATAAAAGTTTTAATAACACGCACATGCAcagttatttttattgcatttgagaTGCATTGTTGTGGTTGGTACCTGATCCAAAGCAGACACCTTTCTTGCTGTCCATGGATCACAGTTCTTATAAAAGGAGTATAGACACAAGCCACAAAATACTGAGCATAACGATATACCCCAAAGACATACCAAGTTAATGTATAAAGCCCTGGATAGAGACAAAAACACAGAGAAAAGTGGTTCAGATATTGCATTCCTTTTAATGTGAATTAGAGGTTTATGATTTGTGCAGTGCTCACATTTTGGCATGGAACATGGACTTGCATGATATGTATCTTTGCACCTGAGCTTGATTGATACCATAGACACTGGTCCAGAGGAAC
The DNA window shown above is from Carassius carassius chromosome 26, fCarCar2.1, whole genome shotgun sequence and carries:
- the usp18 gene encoding ubl carboxyl-terminal hydrolase 18 isoform X1, whose amino-acid sequence is MGKNYSKMDPRSLYRSASLNYGRSLHYEVRGLFNNSLSCCVNALLQSFSATTELLDILNKWNPSVGIDERNVPLQLSNALEAMRDKSHSAPHKDFLNCLYRQAIRPSTQQDADEIFHIILNLSQKQMPDAAVAQEIRSLYEIKVETQVVCSKCEFIHRAPSSLFSLPLAIWERENTLEGCINSFFKLQKLPDSEKFYCDRCDKKQPSTHEMKLVSLPPILCVHLKRFRNNDGFTRKLFSEVTFPETFSTEIFAAGQSENADGLKADECYSLYAVVVHIGNAMFGHYTAFINSDQKWYYADDSCVQQSTWAEVRETYGGSHRNGHTAYLLLYRKKSQNSSG
- the usp18 gene encoding ubl carboxyl-terminal hydrolase 18 isoform X2, giving the protein MGKNYSKMDPRSLYRSASLNYGRSLHYVRGLFNNSLSCCVNALLQSFSATTELLDILNKWNPSVGIDERNVPLQLSNALEAMRDKSHSAPHKDFLNCLYRQAIRPSTQQDADEIFHIILNLSQKQMPDAAVAQEIRSLYEIKVETQVVCSKCEFIHRAPSSLFSLPLAIWERENTLEGCINSFFKLQKLPDSEKFYCDRCDKKQPSTHEMKLVSLPPILCVHLKRFRNNDGFTRKLFSEVTFPETFSTEIFAAGQSENADGLKADECYSLYAVVVHIGNAMFGHYTAFINSDQKWYYADDSCVQQSTWAEVRETYGGSHRNGHTAYLLLYRKKSQNSSG
- the LOC132105548 gene encoding LYR motif-containing protein 5A-like isoform X1, whose protein sequence is MPSRLMTFILESIHAMEFPPHVLVYCLPQDKKRDIKMSNPLRGEVLRLYKNLLYLGRDYPKGTSYFSERLKTAFMKNKDITDPEKIKKLVDRGDLVIKELEALYFLRKYRVMKKRYYEPEH
- the LOC132105548 gene encoding LYR motif-containing protein 5A-like isoform X2, with translation MSNPLRGEVLRLYKNLLYLGRDYPKGTSYFSERLKTAFMKNKDITDPEKIKKLVDRGDLVIKELEALYFLRKYRVMKKRYYEPEH
- the slc5a8 gene encoding sodium-coupled monocarboxylate transporter 1; its protein translation is MSSAASFSVWDYGVLTLMLVISAGIGVYYAFNGRGQSSSADFLVGGRSMTAVPVALSLTASFMSAITVLGTPVEVYQYGAVFILICFAYFLMVAVSSEIFLPIFYRLGITSTYEYLEMRYNKVIRLFGTVLFIIQTVLYTGLVIYAPALALNQVTGVDLWGAVVSTGVVCTLYCTLGGLKAVVWTDVFQVGIIFAGLLAVIVQSVLLQGGISTIISDSAQGGRLNIWDFDPNPLRRHTFWSITVGGTFLWTSVYGINQAQVQRYISCKSMFHAKMALYINLVCLWGISLCSVFCGLCLYSFYKNCDPWTARKVSALDQLMPYLVLDILSEYPGVPGLFVAAAYSGTLSTVSSSVNALAAVTIADLIRPYLNLSEKQLSWASKGMSLFYGAVCIGMAGVASLMGGMLQAAISIVGVVGGPLLGLFSLGILFPCANAKGGLAGLISGLALSLWVCIGAQIYPPLPENSRPLTLVTHGCNFSGSTNWTANTEENLERPFLADNWFSLSYLYFGPLGTVTVITVGLFVSILSGGRQMKVQSGLMISKEDLTFYKAYNVLKAKVSGSAGTFELEQELDKSFGKTNFAFCDVELSTQTPA